In one window of Henckelia pumila isolate YLH828 chromosome 1, ASM3356847v2, whole genome shotgun sequence DNA:
- the LOC140892195 gene encoding uncharacterized protein isoform X1 — protein sequence MGRRKERRLAAISAAGRRVKLDLCVEPSGDLGGSSAQNEVGGDSDSRTQSELPDSPSSSGPHLNNPLMLLEQYSDDDVDELLSEVQDAGAAKDPSGDPDDKAKVTGEITNEEIGTDVVNDHSVQVVKQLDLDNDPVSQDLLQKLGSSFDKPDDLLRETKAMEEDICAAKPNEPVGDMVLSWKKVLHEESSQYYYWNISTGETSWEVPDILAQATVVNHPQIAVGDPSGTSVDTEQEDATAEKLNEGSEAIYKTSVNSGKGAEADGFEEGCMGDSLGNEIGNTDANQNCRTSLLDDAPVVDDAKYSCNLGTDFSSHLIKHCDILLERLNSLESLNWNLRWQDIKLKYELEVEIRLSDIKTLASCGSALLQFWLHSEDQLKRLDAAIDDAIRQYGSAPVDEYEATVKSQEAIKVDSNEMKGLCRAVKESNHPDCTSEKSHIESYSDVASATGLVPSLVYPTMCSNTESEGKTEIVGLEMQTELISKSVHCSGEEVDMDVDMEVEDTPTSLKSSVGGASGAHYHILSQEQSNQQNPPSVHETLLHGQMLSAQPPATSWIHPLSIENELCPPPPPDNEPFPPPPPDDYPFPPPPPDEPPETSYPPPSHLVSIHTLPYSEHYVLAYPSSNLEYYGQSNAEISGATLYAHPEGVPVSASHITPYYEPVPNVYAVASLVGNPGEPSSYYGLQNGGIIPPSLVSGAAVESSRIQSETVPTNKGTDTICSLDSHADAANNLVPKANHTVVKSGQGSIKEPEFLDAQPAVGSQSTTSMSHGVSVSSASDAPTLVSAAASASASAAATSKVQSKVSRSKKRTVAVVPTLRSNKKLSSLVNKWKAAKEELHEEEEEPENAYEMLERKRQREIEEWQTEQIASGEAKDNANFQPLGGDWRERVKQKRAQNSKKTKHNVSEPTGLEEPDLVELSRDLPSGWQAYWDDSSKKVYYGNMVTSETTWNKPKG from the exons ATGGGAAGGCGTAAGGAGCGTCGACTTGCCGCCATAAGCGCCGCTGGTCGCAGAGTTAAACTTGATCTGTGTGTGGAACCCTCCG GAGATTTGGGTGGCTCCTCTGCCCAGAATGAAGTTGGAGGGGACAGTGACTCCAGAACCCAGTCCGAGTTACCTGATTCTCCCTCATCCTCAG GCCCACACCTAAATAATCCTCTTATGCTGCTCGAGCAATACAGTGATGATGACGTGGATGAACTTCTAAGTGAAGTTCAAGATGCTGGTGCTGCCAAGGACCCATCTGGTGACCCTGATGATAAG GCAAAAGTTACCGGTGAAATTACAAACGAAGAGATTGGAACTGATGTTGTGAATGATCATTCCGTTCAAGTGGTGAAGCAGCTTGATTTGGATAATGATCCCGTGTCACAGGATCTTTTGCAAAAACTTGGCTCCTCATTTGACAAACCTGATGATTTGCTCAGAGAGACGAAAGCAATGGAAGAAGATATATGTGCTGCGAAACCCAATGAACCGGTTGGGGACATGGTTTTAAGCTGGAAAAAGGTGTTGCATGAAGAGAGTAGTCAATATTATTATTGGAATATTTCAACTGGTGAAACTTCATGGGAAGTACCTGACATTTTGGCTCAAGCTACGGTTGTGAATCACCCACAGATTGCTGTTGGTGATCCATCAGGAACATCCGTGGACACAGAACAAGAAGATGCCACCGCTGAGAAACTTAACGAGGGTTCTGAGGCCATTTACAAAACTAGTGTTAATTCTGGTAAAGGGGCAGAAGCAGATGGATTTGAGGAAGGATGTATGGGTGATTCTCTTGGTAATGAAATAGGAAATACAGATGCCAATCAAAATTGTCGAACTTCTTTGCTTGATGATGCTCCTGTAGTTGATGATGCTAAATATAGCTGCAATTTAGGGACTGATTTTTCTTCGCACCTGATAAAGCATTGTGACATCTTGTTAGAAAGATTGAACTCTTTGGAAAG TTTGAACTGGAATCTGCGATGGCAAGATATTAAGTTAAAGTACGAATTGGAAGTTGAGATCAGACTCTCTGACATCAAGACTTTAGCATCTTGTGGGTCAGCCTTGCTTCAGTTTTGGTTGCATTCTGAGGACCAGCTAAAACGACTTGATGCAGCCATAGATGACGCTATTCGGCAATATGGTTCTGCTCCTGTAGATGAATATGAAGCTACTGTTAAATCACAAGAAGCCATCAAAGTTGATTCGAATGAAATGAAGGGGCTGTGTCGGGCTGTGAAAGAATCGAATCATCCCGATTGTACTTCTGAGAAGTCACATATTGAATCTTATAGTGATGTTGCCTCCGCAACTGGACTTGTGCCTTCATTGGTTTATCCCACCATGTGTTCTAATACTGAGTCTGAAGGAAAGACTGAAATTGTTGGGCTTGAAATGCAAACTGAATTAATATCCAAATCAGTTCATTGTTCTGGAGAAGAAGTAGACATGGATGTGGACATGGAAGTTGAGGATACACCTACTTCACTGAAATCATCTGTTGGGGGTGCTTCAGGTGCTCATTATCATATCCTATCTCAGGAACAATCAAATCAACAAAATCCACCTTCTGTCCACGAGACCTTACTGCATGGGCAAATGTTGAGTGCACAACCACCTGCCACAAGTTGGATTCATCCACTCTCTATTGAAAACGAACTTTGCCCCCCTCCACCTCCTGATAATGAACCTTTTCCCCCTCCACCACCTGATGACTATCCTTTTCCCCCACCACCACCTGACGAGCCTCCAGAAACATCGTATCCTCCACCATCACATTTGGTTTCTATCCATACTTTACCTTATTCGGAGCACTATGTTCTGGCATATCCTTCCTCCAATCTTGAGTATTATGGGCAATCAAATGCTGAAATTTCTGGTGCCACTTTGTATGCCCATCCCGAGGGAGTGCCGGTTTCTGCTTCCCACATAACACCTTATTATGAACCAGTCCCCAATGTCTATGCAGTTGCTTCTTTGGTAGGAAACCCTGGAGAGCCTAGTTCCTATTATGGCCTTCAAAATGGTGGTATAATTCCTCCTTCATTGGTGAGCGGTGCAGCTGTGGAGTCTTCGAGGATTCAAAGTGAAACTGTTCCCACGAACAAAGGCACTGATACTATATGTTCCTTAGATTCCCATGCAGACGCTGCGAATAATTTAGTTCCAAAAGCTAATCACACTGTTGTCAAGTCTGGCCAAGGGTCTATAAAGGAGCCAGAGTTCTTGGATGCTCAACCAGCTGTTGGATCTCAATCAACTACTTCCATGAGCCATGGTGTTAGTGTTTCATCTGCCTCTGATGCCCCAACGCTTGTTTCTGCTGCCGCCTCCGCCTCCGCCTCCGCAGCTGCGACTTCTAAGGTTCAATCCAAGG TTTCACGTAGTAAGAAGAGAACCGTTGCTGTGGTACCCACGTTGAGATCTAATAAGAAACTTTCCAGCTTGGTGAACAAG TGGAAAGCTGCAAAAGAAGAGTTGCATGAAGAGGAAGAAGAACCTGAAAATGCTTATGAAATGTTAGAGAGGAAAAGACAACGTGAAATTGAG GAATGGCAAACGGAGCAGATTGCGAGTGGGGAGGCGAAGGATAATGCTAATTTTCAGCCACTGGGTGGAGATTG GAGAGAAAGGGTGAAGCAAAAGAGAGCCCAAAATTCGAAAAAAACTAAACACAATGTATCAGAACCCACTGGACTTGAAGAACCTGATCTTGTTGAACTTTCAAGAGATCTTCCTTCTGGATGGCAG GCTTACTGGGATGATTCTTCAAAGAAAGTTTACTATGGAAATATGGTGACATCCGAAACAACCTGGAATAAGCCGAAGGGTTAG
- the LOC140892195 gene encoding uncharacterized protein isoform X2 — protein MVISLRLLHATVHYSVNYRLVSSLFWRHRRWSEDQRRKFFHIGPHLNNPLMLLEQYSDDDVDELLSEVQDAGAAKDPSGDPDDKAKVTGEITNEEIGTDVVNDHSVQVVKQLDLDNDPVSQDLLQKLGSSFDKPDDLLRETKAMEEDICAAKPNEPVGDMVLSWKKVLHEESSQYYYWNISTGETSWEVPDILAQATVVNHPQIAVGDPSGTSVDTEQEDATAEKLNEGSEAIYKTSVNSGKGAEADGFEEGCMGDSLGNEIGNTDANQNCRTSLLDDAPVVDDAKYSCNLGTDFSSHLIKHCDILLERLNSLESLNWNLRWQDIKLKYELEVEIRLSDIKTLASCGSALLQFWLHSEDQLKRLDAAIDDAIRQYGSAPVDEYEATVKSQEAIKVDSNEMKGLCRAVKESNHPDCTSEKSHIESYSDVASATGLVPSLVYPTMCSNTESEGKTEIVGLEMQTELISKSVHCSGEEVDMDVDMEVEDTPTSLKSSVGGASGAHYHILSQEQSNQQNPPSVHETLLHGQMLSAQPPATSWIHPLSIENELCPPPPPDNEPFPPPPPDDYPFPPPPPDEPPETSYPPPSHLVSIHTLPYSEHYVLAYPSSNLEYYGQSNAEISGATLYAHPEGVPVSASHITPYYEPVPNVYAVASLVGNPGEPSSYYGLQNGGIIPPSLVSGAAVESSRIQSETVPTNKGTDTICSLDSHADAANNLVPKANHTVVKSGQGSIKEPEFLDAQPAVGSQSTTSMSHGVSVSSASDAPTLVSAAASASASAAATSKVQSKVSRSKKRTVAVVPTLRSNKKLSSLVNKWKAAKEELHEEEEEPENAYEMLERKRQREIEEWQTEQIASGEAKDNANFQPLGGDWRERVKQKRAQNSKKTKHNVSEPTGLEEPDLVELSRDLPSGWQAYWDDSSKKVYYGNMVTSETTWNKPKG, from the exons ATGGTTATCAGCCTACGTCTCCTCCATGCCACAGTGCATTATTCTGTAAACTATCGACTTGTCAGTTCCTTATTTTGGCGGCATCGAAGGTGGTCTGAAGATCAGAGAAGGAAGTTTTTCCATATTG GCCCACACCTAAATAATCCTCTTATGCTGCTCGAGCAATACAGTGATGATGACGTGGATGAACTTCTAAGTGAAGTTCAAGATGCTGGTGCTGCCAAGGACCCATCTGGTGACCCTGATGATAAG GCAAAAGTTACCGGTGAAATTACAAACGAAGAGATTGGAACTGATGTTGTGAATGATCATTCCGTTCAAGTGGTGAAGCAGCTTGATTTGGATAATGATCCCGTGTCACAGGATCTTTTGCAAAAACTTGGCTCCTCATTTGACAAACCTGATGATTTGCTCAGAGAGACGAAAGCAATGGAAGAAGATATATGTGCTGCGAAACCCAATGAACCGGTTGGGGACATGGTTTTAAGCTGGAAAAAGGTGTTGCATGAAGAGAGTAGTCAATATTATTATTGGAATATTTCAACTGGTGAAACTTCATGGGAAGTACCTGACATTTTGGCTCAAGCTACGGTTGTGAATCACCCACAGATTGCTGTTGGTGATCCATCAGGAACATCCGTGGACACAGAACAAGAAGATGCCACCGCTGAGAAACTTAACGAGGGTTCTGAGGCCATTTACAAAACTAGTGTTAATTCTGGTAAAGGGGCAGAAGCAGATGGATTTGAGGAAGGATGTATGGGTGATTCTCTTGGTAATGAAATAGGAAATACAGATGCCAATCAAAATTGTCGAACTTCTTTGCTTGATGATGCTCCTGTAGTTGATGATGCTAAATATAGCTGCAATTTAGGGACTGATTTTTCTTCGCACCTGATAAAGCATTGTGACATCTTGTTAGAAAGATTGAACTCTTTGGAAAG TTTGAACTGGAATCTGCGATGGCAAGATATTAAGTTAAAGTACGAATTGGAAGTTGAGATCAGACTCTCTGACATCAAGACTTTAGCATCTTGTGGGTCAGCCTTGCTTCAGTTTTGGTTGCATTCTGAGGACCAGCTAAAACGACTTGATGCAGCCATAGATGACGCTATTCGGCAATATGGTTCTGCTCCTGTAGATGAATATGAAGCTACTGTTAAATCACAAGAAGCCATCAAAGTTGATTCGAATGAAATGAAGGGGCTGTGTCGGGCTGTGAAAGAATCGAATCATCCCGATTGTACTTCTGAGAAGTCACATATTGAATCTTATAGTGATGTTGCCTCCGCAACTGGACTTGTGCCTTCATTGGTTTATCCCACCATGTGTTCTAATACTGAGTCTGAAGGAAAGACTGAAATTGTTGGGCTTGAAATGCAAACTGAATTAATATCCAAATCAGTTCATTGTTCTGGAGAAGAAGTAGACATGGATGTGGACATGGAAGTTGAGGATACACCTACTTCACTGAAATCATCTGTTGGGGGTGCTTCAGGTGCTCATTATCATATCCTATCTCAGGAACAATCAAATCAACAAAATCCACCTTCTGTCCACGAGACCTTACTGCATGGGCAAATGTTGAGTGCACAACCACCTGCCACAAGTTGGATTCATCCACTCTCTATTGAAAACGAACTTTGCCCCCCTCCACCTCCTGATAATGAACCTTTTCCCCCTCCACCACCTGATGACTATCCTTTTCCCCCACCACCACCTGACGAGCCTCCAGAAACATCGTATCCTCCACCATCACATTTGGTTTCTATCCATACTTTACCTTATTCGGAGCACTATGTTCTGGCATATCCTTCCTCCAATCTTGAGTATTATGGGCAATCAAATGCTGAAATTTCTGGTGCCACTTTGTATGCCCATCCCGAGGGAGTGCCGGTTTCTGCTTCCCACATAACACCTTATTATGAACCAGTCCCCAATGTCTATGCAGTTGCTTCTTTGGTAGGAAACCCTGGAGAGCCTAGTTCCTATTATGGCCTTCAAAATGGTGGTATAATTCCTCCTTCATTGGTGAGCGGTGCAGCTGTGGAGTCTTCGAGGATTCAAAGTGAAACTGTTCCCACGAACAAAGGCACTGATACTATATGTTCCTTAGATTCCCATGCAGACGCTGCGAATAATTTAGTTCCAAAAGCTAATCACACTGTTGTCAAGTCTGGCCAAGGGTCTATAAAGGAGCCAGAGTTCTTGGATGCTCAACCAGCTGTTGGATCTCAATCAACTACTTCCATGAGCCATGGTGTTAGTGTTTCATCTGCCTCTGATGCCCCAACGCTTGTTTCTGCTGCCGCCTCCGCCTCCGCCTCCGCAGCTGCGACTTCTAAGGTTCAATCCAAGG TTTCACGTAGTAAGAAGAGAACCGTTGCTGTGGTACCCACGTTGAGATCTAATAAGAAACTTTCCAGCTTGGTGAACAAG TGGAAAGCTGCAAAAGAAGAGTTGCATGAAGAGGAAGAAGAACCTGAAAATGCTTATGAAATGTTAGAGAGGAAAAGACAACGTGAAATTGAG GAATGGCAAACGGAGCAGATTGCGAGTGGGGAGGCGAAGGATAATGCTAATTTTCAGCCACTGGGTGGAGATTG GAGAGAAAGGGTGAAGCAAAAGAGAGCCCAAAATTCGAAAAAAACTAAACACAATGTATCAGAACCCACTGGACTTGAAGAACCTGATCTTGTTGAACTTTCAAGAGATCTTCCTTCTGGATGGCAG GCTTACTGGGATGATTCTTCAAAGAAAGTTTACTATGGAAATATGGTGACATCCGAAACAACCTGGAATAAGCCGAAGGGTTAG
- the LOC140892195 gene encoding uncharacterized protein isoform X3, with protein sequence MLLEQYSDDDVDELLSEVQDAGAAKDPSGDPDDKAKVTGEITNEEIGTDVVNDHSVQVVKQLDLDNDPVSQDLLQKLGSSFDKPDDLLRETKAMEEDICAAKPNEPVGDMVLSWKKVLHEESSQYYYWNISTGETSWEVPDILAQATVVNHPQIAVGDPSGTSVDTEQEDATAEKLNEGSEAIYKTSVNSGKGAEADGFEEGCMGDSLGNEIGNTDANQNCRTSLLDDAPVVDDAKYSCNLGTDFSSHLIKHCDILLERLNSLESLNWNLRWQDIKLKYELEVEIRLSDIKTLASCGSALLQFWLHSEDQLKRLDAAIDDAIRQYGSAPVDEYEATVKSQEAIKVDSNEMKGLCRAVKESNHPDCTSEKSHIESYSDVASATGLVPSLVYPTMCSNTESEGKTEIVGLEMQTELISKSVHCSGEEVDMDVDMEVEDTPTSLKSSVGGASGAHYHILSQEQSNQQNPPSVHETLLHGQMLSAQPPATSWIHPLSIENELCPPPPPDNEPFPPPPPDDYPFPPPPPDEPPETSYPPPSHLVSIHTLPYSEHYVLAYPSSNLEYYGQSNAEISGATLYAHPEGVPVSASHITPYYEPVPNVYAVASLVGNPGEPSSYYGLQNGGIIPPSLVSGAAVESSRIQSETVPTNKGTDTICSLDSHADAANNLVPKANHTVVKSGQGSIKEPEFLDAQPAVGSQSTTSMSHGVSVSSASDAPTLVSAAASASASAAATSKVQSKVSRSKKRTVAVVPTLRSNKKLSSLVNKWKAAKEELHEEEEEPENAYEMLERKRQREIEEWQTEQIASGEAKDNANFQPLGGDWRERVKQKRAQNSKKTKHNVSEPTGLEEPDLVELSRDLPSGWQAYWDDSSKKVYYGNMVTSETTWNKPKG encoded by the exons ATGCTGCTCGAGCAATACAGTGATGATGACGTGGATGAACTTCTAAGTGAAGTTCAAGATGCTGGTGCTGCCAAGGACCCATCTGGTGACCCTGATGATAAG GCAAAAGTTACCGGTGAAATTACAAACGAAGAGATTGGAACTGATGTTGTGAATGATCATTCCGTTCAAGTGGTGAAGCAGCTTGATTTGGATAATGATCCCGTGTCACAGGATCTTTTGCAAAAACTTGGCTCCTCATTTGACAAACCTGATGATTTGCTCAGAGAGACGAAAGCAATGGAAGAAGATATATGTGCTGCGAAACCCAATGAACCGGTTGGGGACATGGTTTTAAGCTGGAAAAAGGTGTTGCATGAAGAGAGTAGTCAATATTATTATTGGAATATTTCAACTGGTGAAACTTCATGGGAAGTACCTGACATTTTGGCTCAAGCTACGGTTGTGAATCACCCACAGATTGCTGTTGGTGATCCATCAGGAACATCCGTGGACACAGAACAAGAAGATGCCACCGCTGAGAAACTTAACGAGGGTTCTGAGGCCATTTACAAAACTAGTGTTAATTCTGGTAAAGGGGCAGAAGCAGATGGATTTGAGGAAGGATGTATGGGTGATTCTCTTGGTAATGAAATAGGAAATACAGATGCCAATCAAAATTGTCGAACTTCTTTGCTTGATGATGCTCCTGTAGTTGATGATGCTAAATATAGCTGCAATTTAGGGACTGATTTTTCTTCGCACCTGATAAAGCATTGTGACATCTTGTTAGAAAGATTGAACTCTTTGGAAAG TTTGAACTGGAATCTGCGATGGCAAGATATTAAGTTAAAGTACGAATTGGAAGTTGAGATCAGACTCTCTGACATCAAGACTTTAGCATCTTGTGGGTCAGCCTTGCTTCAGTTTTGGTTGCATTCTGAGGACCAGCTAAAACGACTTGATGCAGCCATAGATGACGCTATTCGGCAATATGGTTCTGCTCCTGTAGATGAATATGAAGCTACTGTTAAATCACAAGAAGCCATCAAAGTTGATTCGAATGAAATGAAGGGGCTGTGTCGGGCTGTGAAAGAATCGAATCATCCCGATTGTACTTCTGAGAAGTCACATATTGAATCTTATAGTGATGTTGCCTCCGCAACTGGACTTGTGCCTTCATTGGTTTATCCCACCATGTGTTCTAATACTGAGTCTGAAGGAAAGACTGAAATTGTTGGGCTTGAAATGCAAACTGAATTAATATCCAAATCAGTTCATTGTTCTGGAGAAGAAGTAGACATGGATGTGGACATGGAAGTTGAGGATACACCTACTTCACTGAAATCATCTGTTGGGGGTGCTTCAGGTGCTCATTATCATATCCTATCTCAGGAACAATCAAATCAACAAAATCCACCTTCTGTCCACGAGACCTTACTGCATGGGCAAATGTTGAGTGCACAACCACCTGCCACAAGTTGGATTCATCCACTCTCTATTGAAAACGAACTTTGCCCCCCTCCACCTCCTGATAATGAACCTTTTCCCCCTCCACCACCTGATGACTATCCTTTTCCCCCACCACCACCTGACGAGCCTCCAGAAACATCGTATCCTCCACCATCACATTTGGTTTCTATCCATACTTTACCTTATTCGGAGCACTATGTTCTGGCATATCCTTCCTCCAATCTTGAGTATTATGGGCAATCAAATGCTGAAATTTCTGGTGCCACTTTGTATGCCCATCCCGAGGGAGTGCCGGTTTCTGCTTCCCACATAACACCTTATTATGAACCAGTCCCCAATGTCTATGCAGTTGCTTCTTTGGTAGGAAACCCTGGAGAGCCTAGTTCCTATTATGGCCTTCAAAATGGTGGTATAATTCCTCCTTCATTGGTGAGCGGTGCAGCTGTGGAGTCTTCGAGGATTCAAAGTGAAACTGTTCCCACGAACAAAGGCACTGATACTATATGTTCCTTAGATTCCCATGCAGACGCTGCGAATAATTTAGTTCCAAAAGCTAATCACACTGTTGTCAAGTCTGGCCAAGGGTCTATAAAGGAGCCAGAGTTCTTGGATGCTCAACCAGCTGTTGGATCTCAATCAACTACTTCCATGAGCCATGGTGTTAGTGTTTCATCTGCCTCTGATGCCCCAACGCTTGTTTCTGCTGCCGCCTCCGCCTCCGCCTCCGCAGCTGCGACTTCTAAGGTTCAATCCAAGG TTTCACGTAGTAAGAAGAGAACCGTTGCTGTGGTACCCACGTTGAGATCTAATAAGAAACTTTCCAGCTTGGTGAACAAG TGGAAAGCTGCAAAAGAAGAGTTGCATGAAGAGGAAGAAGAACCTGAAAATGCTTATGAAATGTTAGAGAGGAAAAGACAACGTGAAATTGAG GAATGGCAAACGGAGCAGATTGCGAGTGGGGAGGCGAAGGATAATGCTAATTTTCAGCCACTGGGTGGAGATTG GAGAGAAAGGGTGAAGCAAAAGAGAGCCCAAAATTCGAAAAAAACTAAACACAATGTATCAGAACCCACTGGACTTGAAGAACCTGATCTTGTTGAACTTTCAAGAGATCTTCCTTCTGGATGGCAG GCTTACTGGGATGATTCTTCAAAGAAAGTTTACTATGGAAATATGGTGACATCCGAAACAACCTGGAATAAGCCGAAGGGTTAG
- the LOC140875884 gene encoding uncharacterized protein — protein MSLSATFTSPITTLSIARSEVQCLKPKKNVCFTPVGLKPLHLQHSFRVKRAYICAASLNATCAAEQTQTVTRQSSTITVAPIQGKEKSPELDDGGTGFPPRDDDGGGGGGGGGGGHWSGGFFFFGFLAFLGFLKDQESEGPYREDRRR, from the exons ATGTCACTAAGTGCTACTTTTACCAGCCCAATTACAACTCTATCGATTG CAAGATCAGAAGTTCAATGTCTGAAGCCAAAGAAGAATGTTTGTTTCACTCCGGTTGGGCTTAAGCCACTCCATTTGCAGCATTCTTTTCGAGTAAAGCGTGCATATATATGTGCTGCTTCCCTG AATGCCACTTGTGCTGCAGAGCAGACGCAAACAGTCACGAGGCAATCCTCTACCATTACCGTTGCACCTATTCAAG GAAAGGAGAAATCTCCGGAACTTGATGATGGTGGAACAGGATTTCCACCACgagatgacgatggcggcggtGGTGGTGGAGGTGGTGGCGGTGGGCACTGGTCTGGTGGATTTTTCTTTTTTGGCTTCCTTGCTTTTTTGGGCTTCTTGAAGGACCAAGAAAGCGAAGGACCTTATCGAGAAGACAGGAGAAGATAG
- the LOC140876026 gene encoding E3 ubiquitin-protein ligase At4g11680-like, whose translation MNSRYFLTADSPCNIGNSVAVSSILQTIEERTARAPPPPINPRGRPSRNSSSATPILIKLAMKMSRARWYSFLRRVFHYQNGSGSDLGPNPFNSGRWMLLEFVCLVVQISVTVYTLIVSRGENPVWPMRIWVSGYVFGCFISLVLLHWRYRVVFTFLGDPHPNSSDVEQQQQSSEESRNLQKFRTCVELLFAIWFVMGNIWVFDSRFGSYNGSPKLHVLCVSLLAWNAVSYSFPFILFVLLCCCVPFLSGLLGYNINTASRDRGATDEQIAGLSCWKYEEDHDVELGDHEYRPECCICLARYREKEEMRELPCNHIFHLRCVDQWLKILSCCPLCKQQINKSNV comes from the exons ATGAACTCGAGATATTTTTTGACTGCGGATTCACCATGCAACATTGGGAACTCAGTTGCGGTGTCGTCGATTCTGCAAACGATTGAAGAGAGAACTGCTAGGGCGCCGCCGCCGCCCATTAATCCGCGCGGTCGGCCTTCTCGGAATTCGTCGTCGGCCACGCCTATATTGATCAAGTTAGCTATGAAGATGTCGAGAGCAAGATGGTATAGTTTCTTGAGAAGAGTTTTCCATTACCAAAACGGGTCGGGCTCGGACCTCGGGCCTAACCCATTCAATTCCGGGAGATGGATGTTGCTAGAGTTTGTCTGTTTGGTAGTTCAAATTAGTGTCACTGTATATACTTTGATCGTTTCCAGAGGGGAAAACCCGGTTTGGCCCATGAGGATATGGGTTTCGGGCTATGTTTTTGGCTGTTTTATTAGCCTTGTTCTGCTCCACTGGCGTTATCGGGTCGTTTTCACGTTTCTAGGAGATCCGCATCCGAATTCATCTGATGTTGAGCAGCAGCAGCAAAGCTCCGAAGAATCGAG aaacttgcagaaattcAGAACTTGCGTGGAGCTGCTGTTTGCAATATGGTTTGTGATGGGGAACATATGGGTTTTCGACTCGCGGTTCGGGTCTTACAACGGATCCCCGAAGCTCCATGTCCTGTGCGTCTCCCTGCTAGCATGGAATGCTGTGAGCTACTCTTTCCCATTTATACTATTCGTGCTGCTGTGCTGCTGTGTGCCGTTTCTTAGCGGACTCCTAGGTTACAACATCAACACCGCATCGCGCGATCGAGGGGCCACCGATGAGCAGATCGCCGGCTTATCATGCTGGAAATACGAGGAAGATCATGATGTAGAGCTCGGAGATCATGAATATCGTCCG GAATGCTGCATTTGTTTGGCGAGGTATAGGGAGAAGgaagagatgagagagttgccATGTAATCATATTTTTCACCTAAGGTGTGTTGATCAATGGCTCAAGATCCTCTCTTGTTGTCCTCTTTGTAagcaacaaataaataaatcaaatgtATGA